The following are encoded in a window of Ricinus communis isolate WT05 ecotype wild-type chromosome 4, ASM1957865v1, whole genome shotgun sequence genomic DNA:
- the LOC8289710 gene encoding vacuolar-sorting protein BRO1, with protein sequence MAGQSSSTAGTTNIMLAIYEKKTSSIDLYRPLRNYISMYYSEREAQNLEDDLQTLKQYRIDLERQSDPSPTSRRDLLQNYYKALCLVETRFPISPDKDHINTVTFLWYDAFKQKQKASQQNIHLEKAAVLFNLGAVYSQVGLSYDRGTVEGRRQASHAFIAAAGAFAYLRDNAAIKASIGGSSTVDVSVECGGMLERLMLAQAQECVFENTIAKGSTPGVCAKIARQVGLYYEEALAALNVAPLKDHFDRAWIAHVQLKAALFYGEACYRYSLELHEKEEIAEEIARLRSGVSALAEAKKNSKGAAVQLLDAISKLEVNINRNLERAVKENDRVYLMRIPSPTSLPPLPAFSMVKPMSMNEVLDASKEKMFATLVPDSSAKALSRYTEMVDEIIRVQAEKLQQGSELTRVRLKEMDLPDSILALEGNFTLPTDLKEDVEAVQISGGPAGLEVELQQLRDLRRVNQELLVQTEELLQKEAAEDAQFRSQFGTRWTRPQSSTLTKNLQDRLNRFASNLKQASESDGRIERSVRDHSALMSILDRRPIEAALPTLARPIMSLDANEDAIVGSLKQSLRQLEVLGAQRAGLEDMLKEMKRKDDILPKLMTSTGSYEDLFRKEIAKYDQICEDIAQNIEAQEQLLLQIQAQNDDFSAIFNLEDYKASREKCYKQIQAAIAKYREIKENINEGLKFYVTLQDAITNVKQQCSDFVMTRSIQCREMMEDVQRQMAGLSFQDRKNSGSYNYPMVSQAHQTPRSSLPPALADPQNVPHPRPQATPPYYQPPEQQPTMPGYAHHPPPYSTPNQPPPYHMPPAPGTPYPPPQVQQQPPTSQEYGQPAYPGWRGPYYNAHGQQPGSLPRPPYTLPNPYPPPHQSGYYK encoded by the exons ATGGCAGGCCAATCGTCGTCGACGGCAGGCACGACAAACATCATGTTAGCAATCTACGAGAAGAAAACATCCTCAATAGACCTCTACCGACCCCTTCGAAATTACATCTCCATGTACTACTCAGAGCGCGAAGCTCAAAACCTCGAAGATGATCTCCAAACCCTCAAACAGTACCGGATCGATCTCGAGCGCCAATCAGACCCTTCCCCGACTTCGCGCCGTGATCTTCTCCAGAATTACTATAAAGCCCTTTGTTTAGTCGAAACGCGCTTCCCTATTTCTCCGGATAAGGATCACATCAACACGGTGACTTTTTTGTGGTATGATGCGTTTAAGCAGAAGCAAAAGGCATCGCAGCAGAATATTCATTTGGAGAAAGCGGCTGTGTTGTTTAATTTAGGTGCTGTGTATAGTCAGGTTGGGCTTTCGTATGATAGAGGTACAGTGGAAGGTAGGAGGCAGGCCAGTCATGCGTTTATAGCCGCGGCTGGTGCGTTTGCTTATTTGAGGGATAATGCAGCGATTAAGGCGTCGATTGGAGGGAGTAGTACGGTGGATGTGTCGGTGGAATGTGGTGGCATGTTGGAGAGGTTGATGCTGGCACAAGCGCAGGAATGTGTTTTTGAGAACACTATTGCTAAAGGGAGTACGCCTGGTGTTTGTGCCAAGATTGCCAGGCAG GTTGGGCTATACTATGAGGAAGCTTTAGCTGCGCTCAATGTTGCACCTTTGAAGGATCATTTTGACAGGGCTTGGATTGCTCATGTTCAGTTGAAGGCAGCTCTTTTCTATGGTGAAGCTTGTTATCGTTATAGTTTAGAGCTGcatgagaaagaagaaatagcTGAAGAAATTGCAAGGTTGAGGAGTGGGGTTAGTGCCTTAGCTGAGGCGAAGAAAAACTCAAAGGGGGCTGCTGTACAGCTTCTGGATGCTATTAGCAAGCTTGAAGTCAATATCAATCGCAACCTGGAGAGGGCCGTGAAGGAAAATGATAGAGTTTACCTCATGAGGATTCCTTCCCCTACTTCATTACCTCCTCTTCCAGCATTTTCAATGGTAAAACCAATGTCAATGAATGAAGTACTCGATGCAAGCAAGGAAAAGATGTTTGCAACTCTTGTTCCAGACAGCAGTGCAAAAGCTCTTTCCAGGTATACTGAAATGGTTGATGAGATTATCAGAGTACAAGCTGAGAAATTACAGCAAGGCAGTGAGCTAACTAGAGTCAGGCTCAAGGAAATGGACCTGCCAGATTCCATTCTTGCTTTAGAAGGAAATTTTACTCTTCCAACAGATCTTAAAGAAGATGTGGAAGCAGTGCAAATTAGTGGTGGCCCTGCTGGCTTGGAAGTTGAGTTACAGCAGCTTAGGGATTTGAGAAGAGTGAACCAAGAATTGCTGGTTCAGACTGAAGAGCTTTTGCAGAAAGAAGCAGCAGAAGATGCTCAGTTTAGAAGCCAATTTGGTACTCGATGGACTAGGCCTCAGTCCAGCACTTTGACAAAGAACTTGCAGGATAGGTTAAATAGATTTGCATCTAACTTAAAGCAAGCTTCAGAAAGTGATGGCAGAATTGAGCGTTCAGTGAGGGATCATTCTGCACTCATGTCAATCCTTGATCGACGTCCG ATAGAAGCTGCTCTTCCAACTCTGGCTAGGCCAATTATGTCTTTAGATGCCAATGAAGATGCTATAGTGGGGTCCCTGAAGCAGAGCTTG AGGCAGTTGGAGGTACTTGGTGCTCAACGGGCGGGTCTTGAAGACATGCTCAAGGAGATGAAAAGGAAG GATGACATATTACCAAAATTGATGACATCCACTGGCTCCTATGAAGACCTTTTCAGGAAAGAGATTGCAAAATATGATCAAATTTGTGAAGACATTGCCCAAAATATTGAGGCGCAAGAACAATTGCTTTTGCAAATCCag GCTCAAAATGATGATTTCTCTGCCATCTTCAATCTGGAAGATTacaaag CATCTCGTGAGAAGTGTTATAAGCAGATACAGGCTGCTATAGCTAAGTATCGAGAAATAAAGGAGAACATCAATGAGGGTTTGAAATTCTATGTTACTCTTCAG GACGCAATCACCAATGTCAAGCAGCAGTGCAGTGATTTTGTGATGACAAGAAGTATCCAGTGCCGAGAGATGATGGAAGACGTACAGAGACAAATGGCAGGACTGAGTTTTCAGGACCGGAAGAACTCAGGTTCCTACAACTATCCTATGGTGAGTCAGGCTCATCAAACACCGAGATCAAGTCTTCCACCCGCACTAGCAGATCCTCAAAATGTGCCCCATCCTCGCCCTCAAGCCACACCTCCTTACTATCAGCCTCCTGAGCAGCAGCCAACAATGCCAGGATATGCTCATCATCCTCCCCCTTATAGCACTCCCAATCAGCCTCCGCCTTATCATATGCCACCTGCACCGGGTACTCCTTATCCACCTCCTCAGGTTCAACAACAGCCACCAACAAGTCAAGAGTATGGTCAGCCTGCCTATCCAGGTTGGCGGGGCCCATACTACAATGCCCATGGACAGCAACCCGGATCCCTTCCTAGACCTCCTTACACACTGCCTAATCCATACCCTCCTCCCCATCAAAGTGGCTACTATAAGTAA
- the LOC8289713 gene encoding uncharacterized protein LOC8289713, whose amino-acid sequence MGTKISLPAHTHSLQSGKSQPDNAYSYDGDVYYDAASDLQPDWRQIPDDVMRLIIQRLDVTDRTRICLVCKPWRILSMEKEIPVPPQFPLLMLSPTPNQSSIWSMMFSRRKQQQVISFFDRIQRKIHNYCLPKSVEGGWCFGSSRGWLFIAKGSKKNPQVFLLNPMSAKVIPLPSITTIPTYYQYLEEEKDAYNFSYFINKLDLYFLEEDEDLPCNCTVVAILNQGEVLAICKPYDDKWIAIQSEDMFIDMSFHKGTLYVLFSHFGYDDNTIIDLNLGTIPIKLVLHACHVSVEKVNLAVYDFKGAYAVESITRNGLSNSYLVESRGELLQIVMYFDVLQTKITLNNDGGGGGGDDNADVFEYLQATECEVYKVVDRDGKFEEMRRMDCLEDDQVLFVGGVGSSVSVSAKDFEGIKGNCIHFLDDTDYRNCSSFDPFVARESGIFWLKDGKITRGYPSRKCPAPFIWFTPHLDFPCTS is encoded by the coding sequence ATGGGCACTAAAATTTCACTCCCAGCTCATACCCATTCCCTTCAATCAGGAAAATCCCAACCTGATAATGCCTATTCCTACGATGGTGATGTCTATTATGACGCCGCCAGTGACCTGCAACCTGACTGGCGTCAAATTCCTGATGATGTGATGAGGCTCATCATTCAACGGTTAGATGTTACTGATCGTACAAGAATTTGCTTGGTTTGCAAGCCATGGAGAATTTTATCTATGGAAAAGGAGATTCCAGTTCCTCCTCAGTTTCCATTGTTGATGCTCTCTCCTACTCCGAACCAGTCTTCAATATGGTCGATGATGTTCTCTCGTCGCAAGCAGCAGCAGGTAATTAGCTTCTTTGACAGGATTCAAcgtaaaatacataattactgTCTCCCCAAATCTGTTGAAGGAGGGTGGTGCTTTGGTTCTTCCAGAGGTTGGCTTTTCATTGCCAAGGGCAGCAAAAAGAACCCACAAGTTTTTCTACTAAACCCAATGTCAGCAAAGGTTATTCCGCTTCCCTCCATCACTACAATCCCAACCTACTACCAATACctagaagaagagaaagatgcatataatttttcatatttcatCAATAAGCTCGacttatattttcttgaggaGGATGAAGACCTGCCATGTAATTGCACTGTCGTAGCCATCTTAAATCAGGGTGAAGTTCTGGCGATTTGCAAACCATATGATGACAAATGGATTGCTATTCAATCGGAAGATATGTTCATTGACATGTCATTTCACAAAGGAACACTTTATGTGCTGTTCTCACACTTTGGGTACGATGATAATACTATTATAGATTTAAACTTGGGGACAATACCCATTAAACTAGTTCTCCATGCTTGTCATGTCTCGGTTGAAAAGGTGAATTTAGCAGTGTATGACTTCAAAGGCGCGTATGCGGTGGAATCCATTACCAGAAATGGTTTAAGTAACTCTTACCTGGTGGAATCCAGGGGTGAGTTGTTACAGATTGTCATGTACTTCGACGTTTTGCAGACTAAGATTACGTTGAATAATGACGGTGGCGGTGGCGGTGGCGATGATAATGCTGATGTATTTGAGTACCTTCAAGCAACCGAATGTGAGGTATATAAGGTGGTGGATCGCGACGGAAAATTTGAGGAGATGCGTAGGATGGATTGCTTGGAGGACGACCAAGTGCTATTCGTCGGAGGAGTAGGGTCGTCGGTGTCGGTTTCAGCCAAAGATTTCGAAGGGATCAAAGGAAATTGCATTCACTTTTTGGACGACACAGATTATAGGAATTGCAGCAGTTTTGATCCATTTGTAGCCCGTGAATCAGGAATATTTTGGCTCAAGGATGGGAAGATCACACGGGGTTATCCTAGCAGAAAATGCCCTGCACCCTTCATTTGGTTCACACCGCATTTGGATTTTCCTTGCACCAGTTaa